A genomic segment from Aspergillus puulaauensis MK2 DNA, chromosome 1, nearly complete sequence encodes:
- a CDS encoding putative glycosyl hydrolase (CAZy:GH31;~COG:G,M,O;~EggNog:ENOG410PKMC;~InterPro:IPR017853,IPR011013,IPR000322,IPR013780;~PFAM:PF01055;~go_function: GO:0003824 - catalytic activity [Evidence IEA];~go_function: GO:0004553 - hydrolase activity, hydrolyzing O-glycosyl compounds [Evidence IEA];~go_function: GO:0030246 - carbohydrate binding [Evidence IEA];~go_process: GO:0005975 - carbohydrate metabolic process [Evidence IEA]), giving the protein MLYAEEDKLIFRFDDHLLWVEPWSNNAFRIRATKLAAMPTEDWALSKPDSQTQEPKPTISLPATKDSEASITNGKIRAVVTKRGKLTIYNSQTNKKLLEEYARHRRDPTDPKCSALEIEARELRPIPATSDFHLTMRLESLDAREKIFGMGQYQQPGLNLKGGDIELAHRNSQASVPFALSSLGYGLLWNNPGIGRAVLGTNTMSFEAYSTKALDYWVVAGDRPAEIEEAYARVTGYVPMMPEYGLGFWQCKLRYWNQEQLLDVAREYKRRNVPLDVIVCDFFHWKHQGDWKFDPEFWPDPDAMVRELKEMNVELMVSIWPTVETASENYPELLEQGLLIRHDRGLRIAMQCDGDITHFDATNPSARKFIWETAKRNYYDKGIKIFWLDEAEPEYSIYDFDIYRYHAGSNVQIGNTFPKEYARAFYEGMQGAGQSDIVNLLRCAWAGSQKYGALVWSGDIASSWSSFRNQLSAGLNMGIAGIPWWTTDIGGFHGGNPDDPAFRELFTRWFQWGTFCPVMRLHGDREPKPEGQPTAPGASNEIWSYGEEVYEICKRYISIRETLRGYTRGLMREAHEKGTPVIRTLFYEFPGDEKAWEVDSEYLYGSRYLVAPILEAGQRKISVYLPRGASWRLWGGEGDGEQSSGETHEGGQDIEVDCPIKSMPVFVRV; this is encoded by the exons ATGCTAtacgccgaagaagacaaacTCATCTTCCGCTTCGACGACCACCTCCTCTGGGTTGAGCCCTGGAGCAACAATGCCTTCCGCATCAGAGCGACAAAGCTCGCAGCCATGCCCACAGAGGACTGGGCTCTATCCAAGCCGGACTCTCAAACCCAAGAACCAAAGCCAACAATCTCCCTCCCCGCAACCAAAGACTCAGAAGCAAGCATCACAAACGGCAAAATCCGCGCAGTGGTGACCAAACGCGGCAAACTGACCATCTACAACTCCCAGACCAACAAGAAGCTCCTGGAAGAGTACGCCCGGCACAGACGCGACCCAACAGACCCCAAATGCAGCGCGCTGGAAATCGAAGCGCGCGAGCTCCGCCCAATCCCGGCTACTAGCGACTTCCACCTCACGATGCGGCTTGAGTCGCTCGACGCGCGCGAGAAGATCTTCGGCATGGGCCAGTACCAGCAGCCCGGGCTGAATCTCAAGGGCGGGGACATTGAGCTCGCGCACCGCAACTCGCAGGCGAGTGTGCCGTTTGCGCTGTCGTCGCTGGGGTATGGGCTGTTGTGGAATAACCCGGGGATAGGGCGGGCTGTGCTGGGGACGAATACGATGAGTTTTGAGGCGTACTCGACCAAGGCGTTGGATTATtgggttgttgctggggaTCGGCcggcggagattgaggaggcgTATGCCAGAGTCACTGGGTATGTGCCTATGATGCCGGAGTATGGGCTTGGGTTCTGGCAGTGTAAGCTGCGGTATTGGAATCAGGAGCAGTTGCTGGATGTGGCGAGGGAGTATAAACGCAGGAATGTCCCGCTGGATGTTATTGTTTGCGACTTCTTTCACTGGAAGCATCAGGGGGATTGGAAGTTTGATCCTGAGTTCTGGCCTGACCCAG ATGCAATGGTCAGAGAGCTCAAAGAAATGAACGTCGAACTCATGGTCTCCATCTGGCCAACCGTCGAAACCGCCTCAGAGAACTACCCCGAGCTCCTCGAACAAGGCCTCCTGATCCGCCACGACCGCGGCCTCCGCATCGCCATGCAATGCGACGGCGACATCACCCACTTCGACGCAACAAACCCCTCCGCACGCAAGTTCATCTGGGAAACCGCAAAACGGAACTACTACGACAAGGGCATCAAGATCTTCTGGCTCGACGAAGCCGAGCCCGAGTACTCCATCTACGACTTCGACATCTACCGCTACCACGCCGGCAGCAACGTGCAGATCGGGAACACGTTCCCCAAGGAGTACGCGCGGGCGTTCTACGAGGGCATGCAAGGGGCCGGGCAGTCGGATATCGTCAATCTGCTGCGGTGCGCGTGGGCGGGGAGCCAGAAATACGGCGCCCTCGTTTGGAGCGGCGACATTGCCTCGTCGTGGTCGTCGTTCCGGAACCAGCTCTCGGCGGGCTTGAATATGGGCATTGCGGGGATCCCCTGGTGGACGACGGATATTGGGGGCTTTCATGGTGGGAACCCGGACGACCCTGCCTTCCGGGAGTTGTTTACGCGCTGGTTCCAATGGGGCACGTTTTGTCCTGTGATGAGGCTGCATGGGGACAGGGAGCCCAAGCCCGAGGGCCAGCCGACGGCGCCGGGCGCGAGTAACGAGATTTGGTCGTATGGGGAGGAGGTGTATGAAATCTGCAAGCGGTATATTTCCATCCGGGAGACGCTGAGGGGGTACACGAGGGGACTGATGAGGGAGGCGCATGAGAAGGGGACGCCGGTGATTAGGACGCTGTTCTATGAGTTTCCTGGGGATGAGAAGGCTTGGGAAGTTGACTCGGAGTATCTCTACGGATCGCGGTACCTCGTCGCACCGATCTTGGAGGCAGGACAGCGGAAGATCTCCGTTTATTTGCCTCGCGGTGCATCATGGAGACTCTGGGGTGGGGAGGGCGATGGCGAACAGAGCAGTGGGGAGACCCACGAGGGAGGACAGGATATCGAAGTCGACTGTCCCATTAAGTCGATGCCTGTTTTCGTGCGAGTAtag